Part of the Pseudomonas sp. P8_241 genome is shown below.
CTGCGGCAGCTCCTACGTCGTTTCCTGACAACCGGCAATAAAAAACAATTGCCACCAAATATTACCTGCGTCATATTACGGTCGTAATCAAATCTGATTCCGACAGGTAATCCCCATGACCAGCATGTCCACCGTTGAACCTGACCTGGCCTCCCCGGTGAAGCCTGCCAAACCGCCGATGCTCAAGCGCCTGCTGCTGCCGACGCTGGGAATTGCGGCACTGATGCTGGCCGGTGTGTATGGCACGCATTGGTGGACAGCCGGGCGCTTCATCGAAGAAACCGACGACGCCTACATCGGTGGTGACGTGACGGTCATCGGGCCAAAAGTCGCGGGATACATCGACCAAGTACTGGTGGGCGACAACCAGAAGGTCAAGGCCGGCGACGTGCTGATTCGCCTCGATGCGCGCGACTATCGTGCCCACCTGGCCAAGGCTGAGGGCGCAATCGCTGCCGAAGAAGCGTTGCTCGACAATCTCGATGCTACCGAGCAACTGCAACAAGCCGTCATTGGCCAGGCCCGGGCCGGTATTGATGCCGCCGGGGCTGAAACCGCCCGTTCCCGGGACGATGATGCGCGTTACAAAAAACTGGTCACCACCAACGCCGTCTCGGTGGAAAGCGCACAACGGGCCAACGCCACCTTCAAGACCGCCCAGGCCCAGAGCAACCGCGCCGAGGCCGAACTGCTGGCGGCGCAACGCCAGTTGAATGTGATCGCGACGCAAAAACAGCAAGCCCGTGCGGCATTGATTCAGGCAAAAGCCGAACGAGACCTGGCACAACTGAATGTCGAGTACACCGAACTGCGGGCACCGGTCGATGGCGTGATCGGCAACCGGCGGGCGCGGGTCGGCGCCTATGCCCAGGCTGGTTCGCAGTTACTCTCGGTGGTGCCGGCCAGTGGTTTGTGGGTCGATGCCAATTTCAAGGAAGACCAGCTGGCGCACATGATTGCGGGGCAACGGGTAGTGATTCACGCCGATGTGCTCTCAGGGCAGGAATTTCACGGTCACCTGGACAGCCTCGCCCCCGCCAGCGGTTCGCAATTCAGCGTGCTGCCTCCGGAGAACGCCACCGGCAACTTCACCAAAATCGTGCAACGTGTACCGGTGCGTATTCACCTGGACCCGGCCGACAGCCTGCTCGGTCATCTGCGTCCCGGTCTGTCGGTGACCGCTGAAGTCGACACTCGCAGGGAACCTGAAAGCCCCACCGTGGCCAGCGCACCATGAGCCGTGCCCTCGCCGTCCCGGTGCAACCTTTCGATGCGGCGAGCATGGCGACCGGGACCAAAGTCTTCGCGTTTGCCACCATGTGCATCGGTATGTTCATCGCACTGCTGGATATCCAGATTGTCTCCGCGTCGTTGCGCGACATCGGCGGCGGGCTCTCAGCCGGTACCGACGAAACCGCCTGGGTACAGACCAGCTACCTGATCGCCGAAATCATCGTGATACCGCTGTCCGGCTGGCTGTCCCGAGTGTTTTCCACGCGCTGGCTGTTTTGCGCCTCTGCGGTGGGTTTCACCCTGACCAGTCTGTTGTGCGGCGCGGCCTGGAACATCCAGAGCATGATTACCTTCCGCGCCCTGCAGGGTTTTCTTGGCGGCTCGATGATCCCGCTGGTGTTCACCACGGCGTTCTTTTTCTTCACCGGCAAACAGCGGGTGATTGCTGCCGCCACCATCGGCGCCGTGGCTTCGCTGGCCCCGACCCTGGGGCCGGTGATCGGCGGCTGGATCACCGATGTGTCGTCCTGGCATTGGCTGTTCTACATCAACCTCGTACCGGGGATCTTCGTCGCGGTGGCCGTGCCCTTGCTGGTGAAAATCGACCAACCGGAATTGTCGCTGCTCAAAGGCGCGGACTACTTGAGCATGGTGTTTCTGGCGCTGTTCCTCGGCTGCCTGGAATACACCCTCGAAGAAGGCCCGCGCTGGAACTGGTTCAGCGATCACACCATCCTGACCACGGCGTGGATCAGCGGCCTGTCGGGCCTGGCGTTCATCGGCCGGACTTTGCACGTGGCCAATCCGATTGTCGATCTGCGCGCCCTGAAGGATCGCAATTTCGCGCTCGGCTGTTTCTTCTCGTTCGTCACCGGCATCGGCCTGTTCGCCACCATTTACCTGACGCCGTTGTTTCTCGGGCGGGTGCGCGGCTATGGCGCGCTGGACATTGGCCTGGCGGTTTTCTCCACCGGGGTGTTCCAGGTCATGGCTATTCCGCTGTATGCCTTTCTGGCCAACCGCGTGGACCTGCGCTGGATCATGATGACCGGGCTTGGGTTGTTCGCGTTGTCGATGTGGGATTTCAGCCCGATCACCCATGACTGGGGGGCCAAAGAACTCATGCTGCCGCAAGCCCTGCGTGGCATTGCCCAGCAATTGGCGGTGCCGCCAGCGGTGACCTTGACCCTCGGCGGTTTGGCACCGGCGCGGCTCAAACATGCGTCGGGCTTGTTCAACCTGATGCGCAATCTGGGCGGCGCCATTGGCATCGCCGCGTGCGCGACCATTCTCAATGACCGCACCAACCTGCATTTCACGCGGCTGGCGGAAAACCTCAACAGCACCAACGAAGCGCTCAACCAATGGCTGACTCAGGTGGGCAACAACTTCGCCACCCTCGGCCAGGGCGGCGATGTCGGTGTCACCGCCGCCCTGCATCATCTGTGGTTGCTGACCTATCGTGAGGCGCAGACACAGACCTATGGCGATGCGTTTCTGATGATCATGGTCTGCTTCATCATCGCCACGGCGATGGTGCCGCTGATGCGCAAAGTGCAACCACCGGCCGCACCGAGTGCCGATGCTCATTGAGCCTCGGCACCCTTGTTGAAATCAGGCCTGAGGGGTTTTGCGGAAACCGACGGCCAGACGGTTCCAGCTGTTGATGGTGCTGATCGCCACGGTCAGATCGACCATTTCCTTGGGCGTGAACCGGGCGCTGACCACTTCGTAGTCTTCATCCGGTGCATGGGTCAGGCTCAGTTGGGTCAGGGATTCGGTCCAGAGCAGCGCGGCACGTTCACGCTCGCTGAAGAACGGTGCCTCGCGCCAGGCCGTCACGGCGAACAGGCGACGCGGGGTTTCGCCACCCTTGATTGCGTCGCTGGTGTGCATGTCGATGCAGAAGGCGCAGCCGTTGATTTGCGAAGCGCGCAGCTTGACCAGTTCAATCAGGTTCTTTTCCAGCGGCAGCTTCGACACTGCGGTTTCCAACGCGATCATCGCTTTGAGGGCATCAGGGGACGCGGTGTAAAAATCGATACGCGGTTGCATGGTCTGCTCCAGGGCAAGTGGGTGTGTGACTACGTTAGCCCCCCGCCCCGGTTGCACAAATAGCCAATATTCCAGAAGTCGAGGAGGCCATTGGGTTTTGCTCACGGCGGTCATCGCGAGCAAGCTCGCTCCTACAGGGAACACGGTCATATGTGAGAGTGAACCGCGCAGCGGCCATTCAAACCCGATTGCGCAACCACTGCAAAAAGCCCTTTTTCGCCTCCGCCACCGGCAGCTCCTGAGTCAGGGTTTTCGCTTTGTACAACCGGTAATCGAGCAAGGTTTTCATCGCATCGCCGATGTCGTGACGGGCATCCAGGCATGGCTTGAGGTACGACTTTTCGATGCGGTACAAGCCACAAAAG
Proteins encoded:
- a CDS encoding HlyD family secretion protein encodes the protein MTSMSTVEPDLASPVKPAKPPMLKRLLLPTLGIAALMLAGVYGTHWWTAGRFIEETDDAYIGGDVTVIGPKVAGYIDQVLVGDNQKVKAGDVLIRLDARDYRAHLAKAEGAIAAEEALLDNLDATEQLQQAVIGQARAGIDAAGAETARSRDDDARYKKLVTTNAVSVESAQRANATFKTAQAQSNRAEAELLAAQRQLNVIATQKQQARAALIQAKAERDLAQLNVEYTELRAPVDGVIGNRRARVGAYAQAGSQLLSVVPASGLWVDANFKEDQLAHMIAGQRVVIHADVLSGQEFHGHLDSLAPASGSQFSVLPPENATGNFTKIVQRVPVRIHLDPADSLLGHLRPGLSVTAEVDTRREPESPTVASAP
- a CDS encoding DHA2 family efflux MFS transporter permease subunit, encoding MSRALAVPVQPFDAASMATGTKVFAFATMCIGMFIALLDIQIVSASLRDIGGGLSAGTDETAWVQTSYLIAEIIVIPLSGWLSRVFSTRWLFCASAVGFTLTSLLCGAAWNIQSMITFRALQGFLGGSMIPLVFTTAFFFFTGKQRVIAAATIGAVASLAPTLGPVIGGWITDVSSWHWLFYINLVPGIFVAVAVPLLVKIDQPELSLLKGADYLSMVFLALFLGCLEYTLEEGPRWNWFSDHTILTTAWISGLSGLAFIGRTLHVANPIVDLRALKDRNFALGCFFSFVTGIGLFATIYLTPLFLGRVRGYGALDIGLAVFSTGVFQVMAIPLYAFLANRVDLRWIMMTGLGLFALSMWDFSPITHDWGAKELMLPQALRGIAQQLAVPPAVTLTLGGLAPARLKHASGLFNLMRNLGGAIGIAACATILNDRTNLHFTRLAENLNSTNEALNQWLTQVGNNFATLGQGGDVGVTAALHHLWLLTYREAQTQTYGDAFLMIMVCFIIATAMVPLMRKVQPPAAPSADAH
- a CDS encoding carboxymuconolactone decarboxylase family protein: MQPRIDFYTASPDALKAMIALETAVSKLPLEKNLIELVKLRASQINGCAFCIDMHTSDAIKGGETPRRLFAVTAWREAPFFSERERAALLWTESLTQLSLTHAPDEDYEVVSARFTPKEMVDLTVAISTINSWNRLAVGFRKTPQA